The Streptomyces griseiscabiei genome includes a window with the following:
- a CDS encoding AzlD domain-containing protein → MLLLAVGTYALRLTGPLLHGRVEIPVRVRELLAGAAVVLLVALLATGALTEDGGFAGWARPAGVLVGGVLAWRGAPFAVVVLGAAVTAAALRVLGVG, encoded by the coding sequence ATGCTGCTGCTCGCCGTGGGGACGTACGCCCTCCGGCTCACCGGGCCCCTGCTGCACGGCCGGGTCGAGATCCCCGTACGGGTGCGGGAGTTGCTGGCCGGGGCCGCCGTGGTGCTGCTGGTCGCGCTGCTGGCCACGGGCGCGCTGACCGAGGACGGCGGTTTCGCCGGCTGGGCGCGGCCCGCCGGAGTGCTGGTGGGTGGGGTGCTGGCGTGGCGTGGCGCCCCGTTCGCGGTGGTGGTGCTCGGGGCGGCGGTGACCGCGGCGGCGTTGCGGGTGCTGGGGGTCGGGTAG
- a CDS encoding AzlC family ABC transporter permease, with product MRSLLRTPYARDPALLRDVALVCAAGGVVGVSFGAISVAGGLPVWVPVAMSLVVYAGAAQFSAVGILLAGGGPLAAAATGLLLNTRNAAFSLAVADVLGPGRLARFAGAHLVTDETAAFALAQHDPVRRRVAFWVSGLGLFAVWNVCVLAGALAGTALGDTAAYGLDAAFPAVLVALVLPALRERAPVRRAALLGAAVALAAAPVTPAGVPVLLALAGLVVWRAS from the coding sequence ATGCGTTCGCTGCTCCGAACACCGTATGCCCGTGACCCCGCGCTGCTCCGGGACGTCGCCCTCGTCTGTGCCGCCGGGGGTGTCGTCGGGGTCTCCTTCGGCGCGATCTCGGTCGCGGGCGGGCTGCCGGTGTGGGTGCCGGTGGCGATGTCGCTGGTCGTGTACGCGGGGGCGGCGCAGTTCAGCGCGGTCGGCATCCTGCTGGCCGGGGGCGGGCCGCTCGCGGCGGCGGCCACGGGGCTGCTGCTCAACACCCGCAACGCGGCGTTCAGCCTGGCGGTCGCCGACGTCCTGGGACCGGGGCGGCTCGCCCGGTTCGCGGGCGCGCACCTCGTGACCGACGAGACGGCGGCCTTCGCCCTGGCCCAGCACGATCCGGTACGGCGCCGGGTGGCGTTCTGGGTGTCGGGGCTCGGCCTCTTCGCGGTGTGGAACGTGTGCGTCCTGGCCGGGGCCCTCGCCGGCACCGCGCTCGGCGACACCGCCGCGTACGGCCTCGACGCCGCCTTCCCCGCCGTGCTCGTCGCCCTGGTCCTGCCCGCCCTGCGGGAGCGCGCGCCGGTACGCCGGGCCGCGCTGCTGGGCGCGGCGGTCGCGCTGGCGGCGGCTCCGGTGACACCGGCCGGGGTTCCGGTCCTGCTGGCGCTGGCCGGTCTCGTCGTGTGGCGGGCGTCGTGA